A section of the Gloeobacter violaceus PCC 7421 genome encodes:
- a CDS encoding YdcF family protein: MFIYLGKVLPLLFYPLGLSLVLTIAAATAIRFGRTKLATWLCGAIVLWLGSFSAPAVADALLWSLESQYPEVPVENNPSAQAIVVLGGALHLPNARHRTYELAESSDRVLHAARLFKAGKAPVVLMSGGNPPFHTRPDQPPEATQMAAFARELGVPAGAILTEERSWNTFQNAAFSAEVLKARRMTRILLVTSASHMPRSVAIFERAGFAVIAASTDVRSGTDLDDWLLAWLPSAAALESSTLALKEWVGLLVYRLRGWA; this comes from the coding sequence ATGTTCATCTACCTGGGCAAAGTGCTGCCGCTGTTGTTCTACCCGCTGGGCCTCAGCCTCGTACTCACGATTGCTGCTGCGACAGCAATCCGCTTTGGGCGGACAAAACTGGCAACCTGGCTGTGTGGGGCAATCGTCCTGTGGCTGGGCTCCTTTAGCGCTCCCGCTGTGGCCGACGCGCTCCTGTGGTCACTCGAATCGCAGTATCCCGAGGTGCCCGTAGAGAATAACCCCTCGGCCCAAGCGATCGTCGTTTTGGGCGGGGCGCTGCATCTGCCGAATGCGCGCCACCGCACCTACGAGCTAGCAGAATCGAGCGACAGGGTGCTCCACGCCGCCCGGCTATTCAAGGCGGGCAAAGCGCCGGTGGTGCTGATGAGCGGCGGCAACCCGCCTTTTCATACCAGGCCCGACCAACCCCCCGAAGCGACCCAGATGGCCGCCTTCGCCCGGGAACTGGGGGTACCGGCAGGGGCTATCCTCACCGAGGAGCGCTCCTGGAATACGTTTCAAAACGCCGCCTTCAGCGCCGAGGTGCTCAAGGCGCGGCGCATGACACGGATTTTGCTGGTCACCAGCGCCAGCCACATGCCCCGCTCGGTCGCCATCTTCGAGCGCGCCGGGTTCGCGGTGATCGCAGCCTCGACCGATGTGCGCAGCGGCACGGACCTCGACGACTGGCTGCTCGCCTGGTTGCCCAGCGCTGCGGCGCTCGAAAGTTCGACCCTGGCCCTGAAAGAATGGGTCGGTCTACTCGTTTACCGGCTGCGGGGTTGGGCTTGA
- a CDS encoding choice-of-anchor tandem repeat GloVer-containing protein, which yields MLHILHLLKKNDMKFSHSLTMASIVSSVLLTLSSTALVFPLSAQTLTILQEFVGSDGAQPASGLVDGRDGRFYGTTQHGGASGNGTIYSVTSAGEFASLYSFSGAEGALPYGALTLANDGNFYGTTIFGNSTSGNFGTIYRLTPTGQFTTIYTFAGADGANPKAPLVQGADGSLYGTAEAGGEGDCQGSTSTPGCGTVFRIAPGGRNLTLYRFKGEDDGGRPIAGLVRGSDGNFYGTTLRSEGPCDCGTVYRISPHGNFTLLHTFTGGIDGAFPTGELVQAPDGSLYGVTSTGGASGFGTVFRLSKRGKLTTVYAFTGGFEGGNPTAGLTRGKDGYFYGSTGIGGSNNAGTIYRITPKGVLSVLYMFAFNSAAGGSTLPSRLIQDDKGDLYGATFFGDQPCSFSPAGCGTVFRLTPATVGFEVAGHSEVGGKTAREKNKVLDKFR from the coding sequence GTGCTGCACATATTGCATTTACTCAAGAAGAACGATATGAAATTTTCACATTCCTTGACTATGGCTTCGATCGTCTCTTCCGTCCTTCTGACCCTCAGTTCGACGGCTCTAGTTTTTCCGCTTAGTGCGCAGACCCTTACTATCCTCCAGGAATTTGTAGGCAGCGATGGTGCCCAGCCTGCCAGTGGTCTTGTAGACGGTCGTGACGGCCGCTTTTATGGAACGACCCAACATGGCGGTGCAAGCGGTAATGGAACAATTTACAGCGTCACTTCAGCAGGAGAGTTCGCTTCTTTGTATTCATTTTCGGGAGCAGAAGGGGCTTTGCCGTACGGCGCGCTGACCCTTGCAAACGATGGCAACTTTTACGGTACGACGATTTTCGGAAACAGCACTTCTGGCAACTTTGGAACAATTTATCGGCTCACTCCGACAGGACAATTCACCACAATCTATACATTTGCCGGAGCGGACGGTGCAAACCCCAAAGCACCGCTGGTGCAAGGCGCAGACGGCAGCCTGTACGGAACGGCAGAGGCAGGTGGGGAAGGCGATTGCCAGGGGAGCACGAGTACACCCGGTTGCGGTACCGTCTTTCGTATTGCCCCAGGCGGGCGAAATTTGACGTTGTACCGCTTCAAGGGTGAGGACGATGGTGGCAGGCCGATCGCGGGCTTGGTTCGAGGAAGTGACGGCAATTTCTACGGAACAACACTCCGGAGTGAGGGTCCTTGCGACTGCGGCACGGTTTATCGAATTTCTCCTCACGGGAATTTCACATTACTGCACACCTTTACAGGTGGAATCGACGGTGCTTTTCCTACAGGTGAACTGGTACAGGCACCGGACGGCAGTTTGTATGGGGTCACCTCCACAGGTGGAGCATCCGGATTCGGCACCGTCTTTCGTCTTTCAAAACGTGGAAAACTGACAACGGTTTACGCGTTCACCGGAGGCTTCGAGGGTGGGAACCCGACGGCGGGATTGACCAGGGGCAAGGACGGTTATTTTTACGGTTCGACCGGTATTGGCGGTAGCAACAATGCCGGTACGATCTACAGAATTACTCCCAAAGGCGTGCTTTCAGTGCTGTACATGTTTGCATTTAATTCTGCAGCAGGAGGAAGCACACTTCCTAGTCGACTCATCCAAGACGACAAGGGTGATCTCTACGGTGCCACCTTTTTTGGCGATCAACCGTGTTCTTTTTCGCCCGCCGGTTGTGGAACGGTTTTCCGGTTGACTCCTGCAACTGTCGGTTTTGAAGTTGCCGGGCATAGCGAAGTCGGGGGTAAGACCGCAAGGGAGAAAAACAAAGTTCTCGACAAATTCCGCTAA
- a CDS encoding helix-turn-helix domain-containing protein, with translation MEERLKDIPRAGKPSAITAEQLCQIVALACELPEASGRPITQWSPRELAAQIVGRGILSAIFHPAMPPVCSKKGSPGSLPQRPPTAPGARLADSEARRAF, from the coding sequence ATCGAGGAACGCCTCAAAGATATTCCGAGGGCCGGCAAGCCCTCCGCCATCACTGCTGAGCAGTTGTGTCAAATTGTCGCCTTGGCGTGCGAGTTGCCCGAGGCTTCCGGGCGGCCCATTACCCAATGGTCGCCGCGGGAACTGGCAGCACAAATCGTCGGGCGCGGCATCTTGAGTGCGATTTTTCACCCCGCCATGCCGCCCGTCTGCTCAAAAAAGGGATCTCCAGGGTCGTTGCCCCAACGACCCCCAACCGCACCGGGTGCGCGCCTGGCTGACAGCGAAGCACGACGAGCATTTTGA
- the istB gene encoding IS21-like element helper ATPase IstB, whose translation MSEASLEVLLKALRLGFIGEQVERIEAQAVAEGWSHSRFLKCLCEFEHTERENRRLARYLKDARLPVGKSLSGFDFAACTKLERRRVQQLAADSTWVKRAENVLLFGPSGVGKTHLAAGVGLAMVEKGIPVRYFTATNLVQLLQQAKLNLALEKQLVRLDHYPVVVIDDIGYVKRSESESSVLFELIAHRYERHSLVITSNHPFRDWDQIFSDTTMTVSAVDRLVHHATLIEIEAESYRKKAAQARQQRQSAT comes from the coding sequence ATGAGCGAGGCGAGTCTGGAGGTGCTGTTGAAGGCATTGCGCCTGGGCTTCATTGGTGAACAAGTCGAGCGCATCGAGGCACAGGCCGTAGCCGAGGGCTGGAGCCACAGCCGCTTCCTCAAGTGCCTATGCGAATTTGAACACACCGAGCGGGAGAACCGCAGATTGGCGCGCTACCTCAAGGATGCTCGACTGCCCGTGGGCAAGAGCCTATCGGGATTCGACTTTGCCGCTTGTACGAAACTCGAACGCCGCCGGGTGCAGCAGTTGGCAGCGGACAGCACCTGGGTCAAGCGGGCGGAGAATGTGTTGCTCTTCGGCCCGAGCGGAGTGGGAAAGACGCACCTGGCGGCCGGAGTCGGTCTGGCGATGGTCGAGAAGGGCATCCCCGTGCGCTACTTCACAGCCACCAATCTGGTGCAGCTACTCCAGCAGGCAAAGCTCAACCTGGCTCTGGAGAAGCAGTTGGTGCGTCTGGACCATTACCCGGTTGTGGTCATCGACGACATCGGCTACGTCAAACGCAGCGAGTCCGAGAGCAGCGTGCTCTTCGAGTTGATTGCCCATCGGTACGAAAGGCACAGCCTGGTGATAACTTCCAACCACCCGTTTCGCGATTGGGACCAGATCTTCAGTGACACGACGATGACGGTATCGGCCGTCGACCGGTTGGTGCATCATGCGACGCTCATTGAAATTGAGGCGGAGAGCTACCGCAAGAAGGCAGCCCAGGCCAGACAGCAGCGTCAGTCGGCCACTTGA
- the istA gene encoding IS21 family transposase — translation MPGKYITTQQVKLFMTLRNQGAQQQTAAAKAGFSTRTAHRIEQGTHQPHHCQPRSYRTRPDPLAEVWHSELIPLLRRTPSLKPMTLWEHLQKLYPGQYPRKVLRTLERRVREWPALEGPPKEVMFRQEHLPGVMGLSDFTKLKQAVVTIGGRPFTHLLYHFRLAYSGWSYVQVVQGGESFAALSEGLQNALWKLGGCPAEHRTDSLSAAFHNLLPRTIEDLSLAYDGLCLHYRMAPSRNNRGKGHENGSVESSSGALPQRP, via the coding sequence GTGCCTGGAAAGTACATCACCACTCAACAGGTCAAACTGTTCATGACGCTGCGCAATCAGGGTGCCCAGCAGCAAACTGCTGCGGCCAAAGCCGGCTTTTCGACCCGCACTGCTCACCGTATTGAGCAAGGCACCCACCAGCCCCATCACTGTCAGCCGCGAAGTTACAGAACCCGTCCGGACCCGTTGGCCGAGGTCTGGCACTCAGAACTGATACCCTTACTGCGCCGCACGCCCAGCCTCAAGCCGATGACGCTGTGGGAACACCTGCAAAAGCTCTACCCCGGCCAGTATCCGCGCAAAGTCCTGCGCACCCTGGAGCGACGGGTGCGTGAATGGCCGGCTCTCGAAGGACCACCTAAGGAAGTCATGTTCCGCCAGGAACACCTGCCGGGGGTGATGGGGCTGTCCGACTTCACAAAGCTCAAGCAGGCGGTTGTCACCATCGGCGGTCGGCCATTTACTCACCTGCTCTACCACTTTCGCCTGGCCTATAGCGGCTGGAGCTATGTACAAGTTGTCCAAGGCGGTGAGAGCTTCGCCGCTTTGTCCGAGGGGTTGCAGAATGCACTGTGGAAGTTGGGCGGCTGCCCCGCCGAGCACCGCACCGATAGTCTTTCGGCCGCTTTCCACAATTTGCTGCCGCGCACCATCGAGGATCTGAGCCTTGCCTACGACGGGTTGTGTCTGCACTACCGCATGGCCCCCAGCCGCAATAATCGGGGAAAGGGCCACGAGAACGGCTCAGTTGAATCGTCCTCAGGGGCGTTGCCCCAACGCCCCTGA
- the speA gene encoding biosynthetic arginine decarboxylase, whose amino-acid sequence MQDWTIEDSAELYQIHGWGEPYFKINDKGHVAVMPRGEGNGEIDLFHLVQDIQKRGLNMPMLIRFSDILADRIARLNACFVEAIREYDYPGIYKGVYPVKVNQQRHVVEEVVEFGRPFQYGLEAGSKPELLIALATLKTPGALIICNGYKDSEYIETALLAQRLGHTPFVVIERFHELTLLIEAAQKLGIRPLIGVRAKLTARGIGRWGDSTGDRAKFGLSAGEIMEVVAQLKAADLLSSLQLLHFHIGSQISAINVIKTALREASCVYVELAQMGAPMQYCDVGGGLAIDYDGSKTNFRASKNYNMQEYAYDVVAAFQDACRTKNVPVPTLVSESGRAITSHQSVLVFDVMGVSHLQFGEPEPPARNEHSIIRNLYETYTQITPDNVQEAFNDASQFKEEALSLFALGYLGLGERARAERLYWGCCEKILNLVRELDYIPDELADLEKNMASTYYCNFSVFQSAPDSWAIDQLFPIMPIHRLDEEPKARGTLADLTCDSDGKIDQFIDLRDVKGVLELHPVRPEEPYYLGMFLNGAYQEILGDMHNLFGDTNTVHIHLASDEPGEQSYRLEHVVKGDTMTEVLKYVQYDHEAMLESIRRETEQALRERRITLSESRLLLQHYERSLSGYTYLTNELQVELAAR is encoded by the coding sequence ATGCAAGATTGGACAATCGAAGACAGCGCCGAGCTGTACCAGATTCACGGTTGGGGGGAGCCCTACTTCAAGATCAACGACAAAGGGCACGTCGCTGTGATGCCGCGCGGCGAGGGCAACGGTGAGATCGACCTGTTCCACCTGGTGCAAGACATCCAGAAGCGCGGCCTGAACATGCCGATGCTGATTCGCTTCTCCGATATCCTGGCCGACCGCATCGCCCGCCTCAACGCCTGCTTTGTCGAGGCCATCCGCGAATACGACTACCCGGGGATCTACAAAGGCGTCTACCCGGTCAAGGTCAACCAGCAGCGCCACGTCGTCGAGGAAGTGGTCGAATTTGGCCGGCCCTTTCAATATGGTCTGGAAGCAGGTTCCAAGCCCGAACTGCTCATCGCCCTGGCCACCCTCAAGACGCCGGGGGCCTTGATTATCTGCAACGGCTACAAAGACAGCGAATATATCGAGACGGCGCTGTTGGCCCAACGGCTCGGCCACACCCCTTTCGTGGTGATCGAACGCTTTCACGAGTTGACGCTGCTCATCGAAGCGGCCCAAAAGCTCGGCATCCGTCCGCTCATCGGTGTGCGGGCCAAGCTTACCGCCCGGGGCATCGGGCGCTGGGGCGATTCCACCGGCGATCGAGCCAAATTCGGCCTGAGCGCCGGGGAGATCATGGAGGTGGTGGCCCAACTCAAAGCCGCCGACTTGCTTTCCTCGCTGCAACTGCTGCACTTTCACATCGGCTCGCAAATCTCGGCCATCAACGTGATCAAGACGGCCCTGCGCGAGGCGTCCTGCGTCTACGTCGAACTTGCGCAGATGGGAGCCCCCATGCAGTACTGCGACGTGGGCGGGGGGCTGGCCATCGACTATGACGGCTCGAAGACCAACTTTCGCGCCTCCAAAAACTACAACATGCAGGAGTACGCCTACGACGTGGTGGCCGCCTTCCAGGACGCCTGCCGCACCAAGAACGTGCCGGTGCCGACCCTGGTGAGCGAGTCGGGTCGGGCGATCACCAGCCACCAGTCGGTGCTCGTCTTCGATGTGATGGGGGTGAGCCACCTGCAATTCGGCGAACCGGAGCCTCCCGCCCGCAACGAGCACTCGATCATCCGCAACCTCTACGAGACCTATACCCAGATCACCCCCGACAACGTGCAAGAAGCCTTCAACGACGCTTCGCAATTTAAAGAAGAAGCCCTCAGCCTTTTTGCTCTGGGCTACTTGGGCCTGGGGGAACGCGCCCGGGCCGAGCGGCTCTACTGGGGCTGCTGCGAGAAGATCCTCAACCTGGTGCGCGAACTCGACTACATCCCGGACGAGCTGGCGGACCTCGAGAAGAATATGGCTTCGACCTACTACTGCAACTTCTCGGTCTTCCAGTCCGCCCCCGATAGTTGGGCCATCGACCAGCTCTTTCCGATCATGCCCATCCACAGGCTGGACGAGGAGCCCAAGGCCCGCGGCACCCTCGCGGATCTCACCTGCGACAGCGACGGCAAAATCGACCAGTTTATCGACCTGCGCGACGTCAAGGGCGTGCTCGAACTGCACCCGGTGCGGCCGGAGGAACCCTATTACCTGGGGATGTTCCTCAACGGTGCCTACCAAGAAATTCTGGGGGACATGCACAACCTGTTCGGCGACACCAACACCGTTCACATTCATCTCGCCTCCGACGAGCCGGGCGAGCAGAGTTACCGGCTTGAACACGTCGTCAAGGGCGACACGATGACCGAGGTGCTCAAGTACGTCCAGTACGACCACGAAGCGATGCTGGAGAGTATTCGCCGCGAGACCGAGCAGGCGCTCAGGGAGCGGCGCATCACCCTGAGCGAATCGCGGTTGTTGCTGCAGCACTACGAGCGCTCCTTGAGCGGCTACACCTACCTCACCAACGAACTCCAGGTCGAACTGGCCGCGCGCTAG
- a CDS encoding sigma-70 family RNA polymerase sigma factor translates to MEPSANVTQLLLDWRNGDQQALIQLTPLIHKELHGLAAHLLRAERSGHTLQATALVNEAYLRMVDQGGVAWSNRAHFLAIAAKSMRRILVEHARAHRRLKRGGGAVKVSLDRVAEPAAAERDEELLVLDEALDALAKVDPQQSRLVELRYFGGLTIEQTAEALALSPATVKRHWNIARAWLHCWMSGDAAERDALSS, encoded by the coding sequence ATGGAACCTTCTGCGAACGTTACCCAACTGCTGCTCGACTGGCGCAACGGGGATCAGCAGGCGCTGATCCAACTGACGCCTTTGATTCACAAGGAACTGCACGGGCTGGCCGCCCACCTGTTGCGCGCTGAGCGTTCCGGTCATACGCTCCAGGCCACGGCCCTGGTCAACGAAGCGTATTTGCGGATGGTCGATCAAGGGGGTGTGGCCTGGAGCAACCGCGCTCATTTTCTGGCGATTGCCGCCAAATCGATGCGGCGTATCCTCGTCGAGCACGCCCGCGCCCACCGGCGGCTCAAGCGCGGTGGCGGGGCGGTCAAGGTTTCGCTCGATCGGGTGGCCGAGCCGGCTGCTGCGGAGCGCGACGAGGAACTGCTCGTGCTCGACGAAGCGCTCGACGCGTTGGCCAAAGTTGACCCCCAGCAAAGCCGGCTGGTAGAACTGCGCTACTTCGGCGGGCTGACTATCGAGCAAACCGCCGAGGCGCTCGCCCTATCCCCCGCCACGGTCAAACGCCACTGGAATATCGCCAGGGCCTGGCTGCACTGTTGGATGAGCGGCGATGCCGCCGAGCGCGATGCGCTGTCTTCTTAG